A genome region from Meriones unguiculatus strain TT.TT164.6M chromosome 19, Bangor_MerUng_6.1, whole genome shotgun sequence includes the following:
- the Fam50b gene encoding protein FAM50B has product MAQYKGTMREAGRAMHLIKKREKQKEQMEVLKQRIAEETIIKSKVDKKFSAHYDAVEAELKSSTVGLVTLNDMKAKQEALLKEREMQLAKREQLEQRRLQLEMLREKERRRERKRKISNLSFTLDEEDDGDQEDERRTEGAEAHSGGAKKNLGKNPDVDTSFLPDREREEEENRLREELRQEWEAKREKVKGEEVEITFSYWDGSGHRRTVRMRKGSTVQQFLKRALQGLRRDFRELRAAGVEQLMYVKEDLILPHYHTFYDFIVAKARGKSGPLFSFDVHDDVRLLSDATMEKDESHAGKVVLRSWYEKNKHIFPASRWEPYDPEKKWDRYTIR; this is encoded by the coding sequence ATGGCGCAGTACAAGGGCACCATGCGGGAGGCCGGCCGGGCCATGCACCTGATCAAGAAGCGCGAGAAGCAGAAGGAGCAGATGGAGGTGCTGAAGCAGCGCATCGCAGAGGAGACCATCATCAAGTCAAAAGTGGACAAGAAGTTCTCGGCCCACTACGACGCCGTGGAGGCCGAGCTGAAGTCCAGCACGGTGGGCCTGGTGACCCTGAATGACATGAAGGCcaagcaggaggccctgctgaaGGAGCGGGAGATGCAGCTGGCCAAGAGGGAGCAGCTGGAGCAGCGCCGGCTGCAGCTGGAGATGCTGCGCGAGAAGGAGCGCAGGCGCGAGCGCAAGCGCAAGATCTCCAACCTGTCCTTCACGCTGGACGAGGAAGACGACGGCGACCAAGAGGATGAGCGGCGGACTGAAGGCGCTGAGGCCCACAGCGGTGGTGCCAAGAAGAACTTGGGCAAGAACCCCGACGTGGACACGAGCTTCCTGCCCGACCGCgagcgggaggaggaggagaaccgGCTGCGCGAGGAGCTGCGGCAGGAGTGGGAGGCGAAGCGCGAGAAGGTGAAGGGCGAGGAGGTGGAGATCACCTTCAGCTACTGGGACGGCTCGGGCCACCGGCGCACGGTGCGCATGCGCAAGGGCAGCACGGTGCAGCAGTTCCTGAAGCGGGCGCTGCAGGGGCTGCGCAGGGACTTCCGGGAGCTGCGCGCCGCGGGCGTGGAGCAGCTCATGTACGTCAAGGAGGACCTCATCCTGCCGCACTACCACACCTTCTACGACTTCATCGTGGCCAAGGCGCGGGGCAAGAGCGGGCCGCTCTTCAGCTTCGACGTGCACGACGACGTGCGGCTGCTGAGCGACGCCACGATGGAGAAAGACGAGTCGCACGCGGGCAAGGTGGTTCTGCGCAGCTGGTACGAGAAGAACAAGCACATCTTCCCCGCCAGCCGCTGGGAGCCCTACGACCCCGAGAAGAAGTGGGACAGGTACACCATCCGGTGA